The following coding sequences are from one Vulpes vulpes isolate BD-2025 chromosome 12, VulVul3, whole genome shotgun sequence window:
- the PLA2G15 gene encoding lysosomal phospholipase A and acyltransferase isoform X1, producing the protein MGLRRRPCPAALLPGGFLFLLLLADPALLAGRRPPVVLVPGDLGNQLEAKLDKPTVVHYLCSKRTESYFTLWLNLELLLPVIIDCWIDNIRLVYNRTSRATQFPDGVDVRVPGFGKTFSLEFLDPSKSSVGSYFHTMVESLVDWGYIRGEDVRGAPYDWRRAPNENGPYFLALREMIEEMYQLYGGPVVLVAHSMGNMYTLYFLQRQPQAWKNKYIQAFVALGAPWGGVAKTLRVLASGDNNRIPVIRPLKIREQQRSAVSTSWLLPYNYTWSPEKIFVHTPTANYTLRDYHQFFQDIGFKDGWFMRQDTEGLVEAMVPPGVPLHCLYGTGVPTPDSFYYESFPDRDPKICFGDGDGTVNLQSALQCQAWRGHQEHQVSLQALPGSEHIEMLANATTLAYLKRVLLGP; encoded by the exons ATGGGCCTTCGCCGCCGTCCCTGCCCTGCGGCGCTGCTCCCGGGGGGCTTCCTGTTCCTCCTGCTGCTGGCAGACCCGGCGCTCCTCGCTGGACGCCGCCCTCCGGTGGTGCTAG TGCCTGGTGATTTGGGCAACCAGCTGGAGGCAAAGCTAGACAAGCCAACGGTTGTGCACTACCTCTGCTCCAAGAGGACGGAAAGCTACTTCACACTCTGGCTGAATCTCGAACTGCTGCTGCCTGTCATCATTGATTGCTGGATTGACAATatcag GCTGGTCTACAACAGAACATCCCGGGCCACCCAGTTCCCAGATGGTGTGGATGTACGCGTGCCTGGCTTTGGAAAGACTTTCTCACTGGAGTTCCTGGACCCCAGCAAAAGTAGCGTGG GTTCCTATTTCCATACCATGGTAGAGAGCCTTGTGGACTGGGGCTATATACGGGGTGAGGATGTCCGGGGTGCCCCCTACGACTGGCGCCGAGCCCCAA ATGAAAACGGGCCCTACTTCCTGGCCCTCCGGGAGATGATCGAGGAGATGTACCAGCTGTATGGGGGACCTGTGGTGCTGGTTGCCCACAGCATGGGCAACATGTACACACTCTACTTTCTGCAGCGGCAGCCACAGGCCTGGAAGAACAAGTATATCCAAGCATTTGTGGCACTGGGTGCGCCCTGGGGGGGCGTGGCCAAGACTTTGCGTGTCCTGGCCTCAG GAGACAACAATCGGATCCCGGTCATTAGGCCCCTGAAGATCCGGGAGCAGCAGCGCTCAGCCGTCTCCACCAGCTGGCTGCTGCCTTATAACTACACCTGGTCACCTGAAAAGATCTTCGTGCATACGCCCACAGCCAACTACACGCTGCGGGACTATCACCAGTTCTTCCAGGATATTGGCTTCAAAGATGGATGGTTCATGCGGCAGGACACGGAGGGGCTGGTGGAAGCCATGGTGCCGCCCGGCGTGCCGCTGCACTGCCTCTATGGCACTGGTGTCCCCACGCCAGACTCCTTCTACTATGAGAGCTTCCCAGACCGTGATCCCAAAATCTGCTTTGGCGACGGTGATGGCACCGTGAACTTGCAGAGTGCCCTGCAGTGCCAGGCCTGGCGTGGCCACCAGGAGCACCAAGTGTCTTTGCAGGCACTGCCAGGCAGCGAGCACATAGAGATGCTGGCCAATGCCACTACCTTGGCCTATCTGAAACGTGTGCTCCTTGGGCCCTGA
- the ESRP2 gene encoding epithelial splicing regulatory protein 2 isoform X1 → MTPPPPQPPPPGPDPASDSVADPRPAPGPLVVLFGATAGALGPDLGSDETDLILLVWQVVEPQSRQVGTLHKSLVRAEAAALSPQCREASGLSADSLARAEPLDKVLQQFSQLVSGDVALLGGGPYMLCTDGQQLLRQVLHPEASRKNLVLPDTFFSFYDLRREFHVQHPNARPARELTVATMAQDLGLETDATEDDFGVWEVKTMVAVILHLLEGPSGQLFSKAEVVKQKYETGPCSKADVVDSETVVRARGLPWQSSDQDVARFFKGLNIARGGVALCLNAQGRRNGEALIRFVDSEQRDLALQRHKHHMGVRYIEVYKATGEEFVKIAGGTSLEVARFLSREDQVILRLRGLPFSAGPADVLGFLGPECPVTGGADGLLFVRHPDGRPTGDAFALFACEELAQAALRRHKGILGKRYIELFRSTAAEVQQVLNRYASSPLLPALTAPLLPIPFPLAAGTGRDCVRLRGLPYTATIEDILSFLGEAAADIRPHGVHMVLNQQGRPSGDAFIQMTSAERALAAAQRCHKKVMKERYVEVVPCSTEEMSRVLMGGTLGRSGMSPPPCKLPCLSPPTYATFQATPTLIPAETAALYPSSALLPAARVPAAPTPVAYYPGPATQLYMNYTAYYPSPPVSPTTVGYLTTPPAALASASTSVLSQPGALVRMQGVPYTAGMKDLLSVFQAYQLAPDDYTSLVPVGDPPRTVLQAPKEWVCL, encoded by the exons ATGACTCCGCCGCCTCCCCAGCCACCGCCCCCCGGCCCGGACCCCGCCTCGGACTCGGTCGCCGACCCCCGCCCCGCGCCTGGACCCCTGGTCGTGCTGTTCGGGGCCACGGCCGGTGCGTTGGGGCCGGACCTGGGCTCCGACGAGACCGACTTAATCCTCCTGGTCTGGCAAGTGGTGGAGCCGCAGAGCCGGCAG GTGGGGACGCTGCACAAGTCACTGGTTCGCGCCGAGGCGGCGGCGCTGAGTCCGCAGTGCCGCGAGGCGAGCGGCCTGAGCGCCGACAGCTTGGCGCGGGCCGAGCCGCTGGACAAGGTGCTGCAGCAG TTCTCACAGCTGGTGAGCGGGGATGTGGCTCTGCTGGGCGGGGGCCCCTACATGCTATGCACTGATGGGCAGCAGCTGCTGCGACAGGTCCTGCACCCTGAGGCCTCCAGGAAG AACCTGGTGCTCCCCGACACCTTCTTCTCCTTCTACGACCTCCGCAGAGAGTTCCATGTGCAGCACCCAAACGCCCGCCCTGCCAGGGAGCTCACCGTGGCCACCATGGCACAGG ACTTGGGGCTAGAGACAGATGCCACAGAGGATGACTTTGGGGTCTGGGAAGTGAAGACAATGGTAGCGGTCATCCTCCACCTGCTTGAAGGGCCCAGTG GTCAATTGTTTTCGAAGGCAGAGGTGGTAAAGCAGAAGTATGAGACAGGTCCTTG CAGCAAGGCCGACGTGGTGGACAGTGAGACTGTGGTGCGGGCCCGCGGGTTGCCCTGGCAGTCATCAGACCAGGATGTGGCTCGATTCTTCAAAGGGCTCAACATTGCCAG GGGCGGCGTCGCACTCTGCCTCAACGCCCAGGGCCGCAGAAACGGCGAGGCCCTTATCCGCTTTGTGGACAGCGAGCAGCGGGACCTAGCGCTGCAGAGACACAAGCACCACATGGGTGTCCGCTATATTGAG GTATATAAAGCAACAGGAGAGGAGTTTGTCAAGATCGCGGGGG GCACATCACTAGAGGTGGCTCGTTTCCTGTCACGGGAAGACCAAGTGATACTGCGGCTACGGGGACTGCCCTTCTCAGCCGGGCCAGCGGACGTGCTGGGCTTTCTGGGGCCAGAGTGCCCGGTGACTGGGGGTGCTGATGGGCTGCTCTTTGTGCGCCACCCTGACGGCCGGCCCACTGGTGATGCCTTTGCCCTCTTTGCCTGTGAGGAGCTGGCACAGGCTGCCCTGCGCAGGCACAAGGGCATACTGGGTAAGCGATACATTGAACTCTTCCGGAGCACTGCAGCTGAGGTGCAGCAG GTCCTGAACCGCTACGCATCCAGCCCACTCCTTCCCGCACTCACGGCTCCActgctccccatccccttcccacTGGCAGCTGGGACTGGGAGAGACTGTGTACGCCTTCGGGGCCTGCCCTACACCGCCACCATCGAAGACATCCTGAGCTTTCTGGGGGAGGCAGCGGCCGACATCCGGCCCCACGGTGTGCACATGGTGCTCAACCAGCAG GGCCGGCCATCTGGCGATGCTTTCATCCAGATGACGTCAGCAGAGCGGGCCCTAGCTGCTGCTCAGCGTTGCCATAAGAAAGTGATGAAGGAACGCTATGTGGAAGTGGTCCCCTGCTCCACAGAGGAGATGAGTCGCGTGCTAATGGGGGGCACCTTGGGCCGCAGTGGCATGTCCCCTCCACCCTGCAAGCTGCCCT GCCTCTCACCACCCACCTACGCCACCTTCCAGGCCACCCCAACACTCATTCCCGCTGAGACGGCAGCTCTGTATCCCTCTTCAGCACTGCTCCCGGCTGCCAGGgtgcctgctgcccccacccctgttgCCTACTACCCAGGGCCAGCCACTCAACTCTACATGAACTATACTGCTTACTACCCCAG CCCCCCAGTGTCCCCCACCACGGTGGGCTACCTCACCACacctcctgctgccctggcctcTGCTTCCACCTCAGTGTTgtcccagccaggtgccctggtccGTATGCAGGGTGTCCCATATACAGCCGGTATGAAGGATCTGCTCAGCGTCTTCCAAGCCTATCAG TTAGCCCCTGATGACTACACCAGTTTGGTGCCTGTTGGTGACCCGCCTCGCACTGTGCTACAGGCCCCCAAAGAGTGGGTGTGTTTGTAG
- the PLA2G15 gene encoding lysosomal phospholipase A and acyltransferase isoform X2, which produces MDSKWKCAWKVSRAWHVEAVPGDLGNQLEAKLDKPTVVHYLCSKRTESYFTLWLNLELLLPVIIDCWIDNIRLVYNRTSRATQFPDGVDVRVPGFGKTFSLEFLDPSKSSVGSYFHTMVESLVDWGYIRGEDVRGAPYDWRRAPNENGPYFLALREMIEEMYQLYGGPVVLVAHSMGNMYTLYFLQRQPQAWKNKYIQAFVALGAPWGGVAKTLRVLASGDNNRIPVIRPLKIREQQRSAVSTSWLLPYNYTWSPEKIFVHTPTANYTLRDYHQFFQDIGFKDGWFMRQDTEGLVEAMVPPGVPLHCLYGTGVPTPDSFYYESFPDRDPKICFGDGDGTVNLQSALQCQAWRGHQEHQVSLQALPGSEHIEMLANATTLAYLKRVLLGP; this is translated from the exons ATGGATTCTAAATGGAAATGTGCTTGGAAGGTGTCAAGAGCATGGCATGTGGAAGCAG TGCCTGGTGATTTGGGCAACCAGCTGGAGGCAAAGCTAGACAAGCCAACGGTTGTGCACTACCTCTGCTCCAAGAGGACGGAAAGCTACTTCACACTCTGGCTGAATCTCGAACTGCTGCTGCCTGTCATCATTGATTGCTGGATTGACAATatcag GCTGGTCTACAACAGAACATCCCGGGCCACCCAGTTCCCAGATGGTGTGGATGTACGCGTGCCTGGCTTTGGAAAGACTTTCTCACTGGAGTTCCTGGACCCCAGCAAAAGTAGCGTGG GTTCCTATTTCCATACCATGGTAGAGAGCCTTGTGGACTGGGGCTATATACGGGGTGAGGATGTCCGGGGTGCCCCCTACGACTGGCGCCGAGCCCCAA ATGAAAACGGGCCCTACTTCCTGGCCCTCCGGGAGATGATCGAGGAGATGTACCAGCTGTATGGGGGACCTGTGGTGCTGGTTGCCCACAGCATGGGCAACATGTACACACTCTACTTTCTGCAGCGGCAGCCACAGGCCTGGAAGAACAAGTATATCCAAGCATTTGTGGCACTGGGTGCGCCCTGGGGGGGCGTGGCCAAGACTTTGCGTGTCCTGGCCTCAG GAGACAACAATCGGATCCCGGTCATTAGGCCCCTGAAGATCCGGGAGCAGCAGCGCTCAGCCGTCTCCACCAGCTGGCTGCTGCCTTATAACTACACCTGGTCACCTGAAAAGATCTTCGTGCATACGCCCACAGCCAACTACACGCTGCGGGACTATCACCAGTTCTTCCAGGATATTGGCTTCAAAGATGGATGGTTCATGCGGCAGGACACGGAGGGGCTGGTGGAAGCCATGGTGCCGCCCGGCGTGCCGCTGCACTGCCTCTATGGCACTGGTGTCCCCACGCCAGACTCCTTCTACTATGAGAGCTTCCCAGACCGTGATCCCAAAATCTGCTTTGGCGACGGTGATGGCACCGTGAACTTGCAGAGTGCCCTGCAGTGCCAGGCCTGGCGTGGCCACCAGGAGCACCAAGTGTCTTTGCAGGCACTGCCAGGCAGCGAGCACATAGAGATGCTGGCCAATGCCACTACCTTGGCCTATCTGAAACGTGTGCTCCTTGGGCCCTGA
- the ESRP2 gene encoding epithelial splicing regulatory protein 2 isoform X2 gives MTPPPPQPPPPGPDPASDSVADPRPAPGPLVVLFGATAGALGPDLGSDETDLILLVWQVVEPQSRQVGTLHKSLVRAEAAALSPQCREASGLSADSLARAEPLDKVLQQFSQLVSGDVALLGGGPYMLCTDGQQLLRQVLHPEASRKNLVLPDTFFSFYDLRREFHVQHPNARPARELTVATMAQDLGLETDATEDDFGVWEVKTMVAVILHLLEGPSGQLFSKAEVVKQKYETGPCKADVVDSETVVRARGLPWQSSDQDVARFFKGLNIARGGVALCLNAQGRRNGEALIRFVDSEQRDLALQRHKHHMGVRYIEVYKATGEEFVKIAGGTSLEVARFLSREDQVILRLRGLPFSAGPADVLGFLGPECPVTGGADGLLFVRHPDGRPTGDAFALFACEELAQAALRRHKGILGKRYIELFRSTAAEVQQVLNRYASSPLLPALTAPLLPIPFPLAAGTGRDCVRLRGLPYTATIEDILSFLGEAAADIRPHGVHMVLNQQGRPSGDAFIQMTSAERALAAAQRCHKKVMKERYVEVVPCSTEEMSRVLMGGTLGRSGMSPPPCKLPCLSPPTYATFQATPTLIPAETAALYPSSALLPAARVPAAPTPVAYYPGPATQLYMNYTAYYPSPPVSPTTVGYLTTPPAALASASTSVLSQPGALVRMQGVPYTAGMKDLLSVFQAYQLAPDDYTSLVPVGDPPRTVLQAPKEWVCL, from the exons ATGACTCCGCCGCCTCCCCAGCCACCGCCCCCCGGCCCGGACCCCGCCTCGGACTCGGTCGCCGACCCCCGCCCCGCGCCTGGACCCCTGGTCGTGCTGTTCGGGGCCACGGCCGGTGCGTTGGGGCCGGACCTGGGCTCCGACGAGACCGACTTAATCCTCCTGGTCTGGCAAGTGGTGGAGCCGCAGAGCCGGCAG GTGGGGACGCTGCACAAGTCACTGGTTCGCGCCGAGGCGGCGGCGCTGAGTCCGCAGTGCCGCGAGGCGAGCGGCCTGAGCGCCGACAGCTTGGCGCGGGCCGAGCCGCTGGACAAGGTGCTGCAGCAG TTCTCACAGCTGGTGAGCGGGGATGTGGCTCTGCTGGGCGGGGGCCCCTACATGCTATGCACTGATGGGCAGCAGCTGCTGCGACAGGTCCTGCACCCTGAGGCCTCCAGGAAG AACCTGGTGCTCCCCGACACCTTCTTCTCCTTCTACGACCTCCGCAGAGAGTTCCATGTGCAGCACCCAAACGCCCGCCCTGCCAGGGAGCTCACCGTGGCCACCATGGCACAGG ACTTGGGGCTAGAGACAGATGCCACAGAGGATGACTTTGGGGTCTGGGAAGTGAAGACAATGGTAGCGGTCATCCTCCACCTGCTTGAAGGGCCCAGTG GTCAATTGTTTTCGAAGGCAGAGGTGGTAAAGCAGAAGTATGAGACAGGTCCTTG CAAGGCCGACGTGGTGGACAGTGAGACTGTGGTGCGGGCCCGCGGGTTGCCCTGGCAGTCATCAGACCAGGATGTGGCTCGATTCTTCAAAGGGCTCAACATTGCCAG GGGCGGCGTCGCACTCTGCCTCAACGCCCAGGGCCGCAGAAACGGCGAGGCCCTTATCCGCTTTGTGGACAGCGAGCAGCGGGACCTAGCGCTGCAGAGACACAAGCACCACATGGGTGTCCGCTATATTGAG GTATATAAAGCAACAGGAGAGGAGTTTGTCAAGATCGCGGGGG GCACATCACTAGAGGTGGCTCGTTTCCTGTCACGGGAAGACCAAGTGATACTGCGGCTACGGGGACTGCCCTTCTCAGCCGGGCCAGCGGACGTGCTGGGCTTTCTGGGGCCAGAGTGCCCGGTGACTGGGGGTGCTGATGGGCTGCTCTTTGTGCGCCACCCTGACGGCCGGCCCACTGGTGATGCCTTTGCCCTCTTTGCCTGTGAGGAGCTGGCACAGGCTGCCCTGCGCAGGCACAAGGGCATACTGGGTAAGCGATACATTGAACTCTTCCGGAGCACTGCAGCTGAGGTGCAGCAG GTCCTGAACCGCTACGCATCCAGCCCACTCCTTCCCGCACTCACGGCTCCActgctccccatccccttcccacTGGCAGCTGGGACTGGGAGAGACTGTGTACGCCTTCGGGGCCTGCCCTACACCGCCACCATCGAAGACATCCTGAGCTTTCTGGGGGAGGCAGCGGCCGACATCCGGCCCCACGGTGTGCACATGGTGCTCAACCAGCAG GGCCGGCCATCTGGCGATGCTTTCATCCAGATGACGTCAGCAGAGCGGGCCCTAGCTGCTGCTCAGCGTTGCCATAAGAAAGTGATGAAGGAACGCTATGTGGAAGTGGTCCCCTGCTCCACAGAGGAGATGAGTCGCGTGCTAATGGGGGGCACCTTGGGCCGCAGTGGCATGTCCCCTCCACCCTGCAAGCTGCCCT GCCTCTCACCACCCACCTACGCCACCTTCCAGGCCACCCCAACACTCATTCCCGCTGAGACGGCAGCTCTGTATCCCTCTTCAGCACTGCTCCCGGCTGCCAGGgtgcctgctgcccccacccctgttgCCTACTACCCAGGGCCAGCCACTCAACTCTACATGAACTATACTGCTTACTACCCCAG CCCCCCAGTGTCCCCCACCACGGTGGGCTACCTCACCACacctcctgctgccctggcctcTGCTTCCACCTCAGTGTTgtcccagccaggtgccctggtccGTATGCAGGGTGTCCCATATACAGCCGGTATGAAGGATCTGCTCAGCGTCTTCCAAGCCTATCAG TTAGCCCCTGATGACTACACCAGTTTGGTGCCTGTTGGTGACCCGCCTCGCACTGTGCTACAGGCCCCCAAAGAGTGGGTGTGTTTGTAG